A window of the Bacillus sp. A301a_S52 genome harbors these coding sequences:
- a CDS encoding alpha/beta hydrolase yields the protein MSIHNYKKRRSIKSYFFEKYLFLRGTKEGFSSIENTRKFIAQRGIENTKPYVIENVTFSSTMKEQTIDGIKVFTLNDQNSLHQKAILYIHGGAWTNQPLKFHWKFMDNLAQSLNAKVIAPIYPKVPHFNYKHTYPQVLNLYKEILESVESPKQLTIMGDSAGGNISLGLAQLLKLEGLSQPKDIILFSACVDMVLDNPHIPGYEKIDPMLSVGGMPVITKIWADDKKLDDPLISPIYGDFSGLTKVTHFIGTHEGLYPDALLFDEKLSKQGVEINTFVYPKMNHVFVIMPIPEAKDAQRKVIDIIRKD from the coding sequence ATGAGTATACATAATTATAAAAAAAGACGGTCGATAAAAAGTTATTTTTTTGAAAAGTACTTATTTTTACGAGGAACTAAAGAGGGTTTTTCTAGTATAGAAAACACGAGAAAATTTATTGCACAAAGAGGCATTGAAAATACAAAACCGTATGTTATTGAAAATGTTACTTTTTCAAGTACTATGAAAGAACAAACGATTGATGGTATAAAAGTTTTCACATTAAATGATCAAAATTCTCTACATCAAAAAGCGATCTTATATATCCATGGAGGTGCTTGGACAAATCAACCTTTAAAATTCCACTGGAAATTCATGGACAACCTAGCTCAATCACTAAACGCAAAAGTCATTGCTCCAATATACCCTAAAGTGCCCCATTTTAACTACAAACATACCTATCCTCAAGTGTTAAATCTGTATAAGGAGATACTGGAAAGCGTTGAAAGCCCAAAGCAGTTGACGATCATGGGTGATTCCGCAGGTGGAAACATATCACTTGGTCTGGCGCAACTTTTAAAGCTTGAAGGTTTGTCACAGCCTAAAGACATTATATTATTTTCTGCGTGCGTTGATATGGTTTTAGACAATCCTCATATACCAGGATATGAAAAAATCGATCCTATGTTATCAGTAGGAGGTATGCCGGTCATTACAAAGATCTGGGCGGATGATAAAAAGTTAGACGACCCATTAATCAGTCCAATATATGGTGATTTTAGTGGTCTTACTAAAGTCACTCATTTTATTGGAACACACGAAGGTTTATATCCGGATGCATTACTATTTGATGAGAAATTATCGAAACAAGGAGTGGAGATAAATACATTTGTTTATCCAAAAATGAATCATGTGTTTGTGATTATGCCAATCCCCGAAGCGAAAGATGCGCAACGAAAAGTTATTGATATAATAAGAAAAGATTGA
- a CDS encoding IS3 family transposase (programmed frameshift): protein MGKNVYSNEVKWAVVKDKMSGQFTNREIMEKYGIKNVSQIKTWMKWYRENQVHRFDQPIGKQYSYGHGPDSSSDEEKKERQMNHLKQENDILKKVFGDRKGVEKEIVLQLVQTLRGKYTVSAILSALNVSRSTYYRWASAQPVELSKEEETIIYLCEKTKYRYGHRKIKELLKRDYQIKLNRNTVQRIMQEHHLQCRVKQKRRWKSQGESVVIAPNLLQREFHASKPNEKWVTDITYIQYGPDTLYLSTIIDLFNNQIVAYKLYTHQQIPLVIDTLDEALEKRGNPKGVIIHSDQGSVYSSYAYQNRIKEKKLVSSMSRRGNCWDNAVIESFHSNLKSEEVQYVKFNSLSLEEVKDRVDQFMTYYNEERIQEKLGYRTPIKFGDMAA from the exons ATGGGCAAAAACGTATATTCAAATGAGGTTAAGTGGGCAGTCGTGAAAGATAAGATGAGTGGGCAGTTTACTAATCGTGAGATCATGGAGAAGTATGGGATTAAAAATGTGTCCCAAATCAAAACGTGGATGAAGTGGTATCGTGAAAATCAGGTTCATCGATTCGATCAACCAATAGGAAAACAATATTCATATGGACATGGGCCTGATAGTTCAAGTGATGAAGAGAAAAAAGAACGCCAAATGAATCATTTAAAACAGGAAAATGACATCTTAA AAAAAGTATTTGGAGATCGAAAAGGAGTTGAGAAAGAAATCGTCCTCCAACTAGTCCAAACTTTACGGGGAAAATATACAGTGTCAGCTATTTTATCAGCTTTAAATGTGTCCAGATCGACCTATTATCGCTGGGCATCTGCGCAACCAGTGGAGTTGTCTAAGGAAGAGGAAACGATTATTTACCTTTGCGAAAAAACAAAGTATCGATATGGTCACCGTAAAATCAAGGAGCTATTAAAACGTGATTACCAGATCAAATTAAATCGCAATACCGTTCAACGGATCATGCAAGAACATCATCTTCAATGTAGAGTAAAGCAAAAAAGAAGGTGGAAATCTCAAGGGGAATCCGTCGTTATCGCGCCAAACTTATTACAGCGAGAGTTTCATGCAAGTAAACCTAACGAAAAGTGGGTAACGGATATTACCTACATTCAATATGGTCCAGACACTTTATACTTATCAACGATTATAGACTTGTTTAATAATCAAATCGTGGCTTATAAGCTTTATACTCATCAACAAATCCCTTTGGTGATTGATACCTTAGATGAAGCACTAGAAAAGCGAGGAAACCCCAAAGGAGTCATCATCCATTCAGATCAAGGAAGTGTCTATTCTTCTTATGCTTATCAAAATCGGATTAAAGAAAAGAAGTTAGTCAGTAGTATGTCACGCAGAGGAAACTGTTGGGACAACGCAGTCATTGAGTCCTTCCATTCGAACTTGAAATCAGAAGAAGTTCAGTATGTTAAATTCAATTCTTTGTCTTTAGAAGAAGTCAAGGATCGTGTAGATCAATTTATGACGTATTATAACGAAGAGCGTATCCAAGAAAAGTTAGGCTACCGCACACCAATAAAGTTTGGTGATATGGCAGCCTAG
- a CDS encoding helix-turn-helix transcriptional regulator gives MSDILREEIKEKIINGNYNCEKELTLSIISGKWKVVILWHLGVEGPHRFTELQRLFPKISHKILTNQLKELVEDGIVHREVYPEVPPRVEYSMTGLGMTLLPIVEMMYDWGKKRIEEIKREIEKAN, from the coding sequence ATGTCGGATATACTAAGAGAGGAAATTAAGGAGAAGATAATAAATGGAAATTACAACTGTGAAAAAGAACTTACTTTATCGATTATCAGTGGAAAGTGGAAAGTTGTAATTCTATGGCATTTAGGTGTTGAAGGACCGCATCGCTTTACTGAATTGCAAAGATTATTTCCAAAAATATCCCATAAAATATTGACGAATCAATTAAAAGAATTGGTGGAAGATGGCATTGTGCATCGAGAGGTTTACCCAGAAGTCCCACCTAGAGTGGAATACTCAATGACTGGGTTGGGAATGACATTACTTCCAATTGTGGAAATGATGTATGATTGGGGAAAAAAACGAATAGAAGAAATCAAAAGAGAAATAGAGAAAGCAAATTAA